In Nicotiana tabacum cultivar K326 chromosome 21, ASM71507v2, whole genome shotgun sequence, one DNA window encodes the following:
- the LOC107831492 gene encoding synaptotagmin-5: MSFILGVVIGVTFGLAIIIAFVKSENARSKYRTELASGIAAFARMTVDDSRKIFTPEQYPSWVVFSNQQKLKWLNSHLEKIWPYVDEAASELVKSSVEPVLEQYRPVILASLKFSKFTLGTVAPQFTGISIIEDGSEGITMELEMQWDGNPSIILDIKTYVGVALPVQVKNIGFTGIFRLIFRPLVDEFPCFGAVCYSLRQKKKLDFTLKVIGGDMTAIPGLSDAIEGTIRDAIEDSITWPVRKVIPILPGDYSDLELKPTGVLEVKLIQAKELTNKDLIGKSDPFAVLYVRPIRDRMKKSKIINNDLNPIWNEHFEFVVEDPLTQHLVVKIYDDEGLQSAELLGCAHIRLNELEPGKVKDIWLKLVKDLEIQRDQKNRGQVHLELLYCPIGMKNGLTNPFSQTETMTSLERVLKNGAEGNETSPNGGEISKRREVIVRGVLSVTVISADDLPPADIGGKADPYAVLIMKKAQIKNKTRVVNESLNPVWNQTFDFVVEDGLHDMLIVEVWDHDTFGKDFMGKCILTLTRVLMEGEYKDTFELSESKSGKLNLHLKWNPQPLYRDS; the protein is encoded by the exons ATGTCATTTATTTTAGGGGTTGTGATTGGTGTTACATTTGGACTTGCTATAATAATTGCTTTTGTTAAATCAGAAAATGCAAGATCTAAATACCGTACTGAACTG GCTAGTGGAATTGCTGCATTTGCTAGAATGACAGTGGATGATTCGAGAAAGATCTTCACACCAGAACAATACCCTTCTTGGGTTGTTTTTTCCAATCAGCAAAAG TTGAAGTGGCTTAATTCTCATCTTGAAAAGATCTGGCCATATGTGGATGAG GCAGCATCAGAACTGGTAAAGTCAAGTGTGGAGCCAGTTTTGGAACAATATAGGCCTGTGATTTTGGCGTcattaaaattttcaaagttcacTCTTGGTACAGTTGCTCCACAATTCACAG GGATTTCTATTATTGAAGATGGAAGTGAGGGTATTACCATGGAATTAGAGATGCAATGGGATGGGAACCCAAGCATAATACTCGATATCAAGACTTATGTTGGTGTAGCATTACCAGTCCAG GTGAAAAACATTGGGTTTACTGGTATTTTTAGGCTGATCTTCAGGCCACTTGTTGATGAGTTTCCTTGCTTTGGAGCTGTATGTTACTCTCTGAGGCAGAAG AAAAAGCTGGATTTTACGCTTAAAGTAATTGGTGGTGACATGACAGCAATTCCTGGCCTTTCTGATGCAATTGAG GGAACCATCCGGGATGCTATTGAAGACTCTATCACATGGCCGGTTCGAAAAGTTATTCCCATTTTACCTGGGGATTATAG TGATCTTGAACTGAAGCCTACTGGAGTATTGGAGGTGAAACTTATTCAAGCAAAGGAGTTAACAAATAAAGACCTCATTGGAAAATCTGACCCTTTCGCTGTATTATACGTACGCCCTATACGAGATAGAATGAAGAAGAGCAAAATAATT AACAACGATTTGAACCCAATCTGGAATGAGCATTTTGAGTTCGTAGTTGAAGATCCACTGACACAACACTTGGTGGTAAAAATCTATGACGATGAAGGGCTTCAGTCAGCTGAACTACTTGGATGTGCCCATATCCGTTTGAATGAGCTTGAGCCAGGTAAAGTAAAGGATATCTGGTTGAAGTTGGTGAAAGATTTGGAGATTCAGAGAGACCAGAAAAATAGGGGCCAG GTGCATTTGGAGCTATTGTATTGTCCTATTGGCATGAAGAATGGGTTAACTAACCCTTTTTCTCAGACTGAGACAATGACTTCATTAGAGAGAGTTCTTAAAAATGGGGCAGAAGGAAACGAAACTAGTCCAAATGGAGGTGAAATCAGCAAAAGAAGGGAAGTAATAGTACGAGGGGTACTTTCTGTTACTGTGATATCAGCTGATGACCTGCCCCCAGCTGATATAGGGGGGAAAGCTGACCCCTACGCCGTGCTGATTATGAAGAAGGCGCAAATCAAGAACAAAACCAGG GTCGTAAATGAAAGCCTAAATCCAGTTTGGAATCAGACTTTTGACTTTGTTGTTGAGGATGGATTACATGATATGCTAATTGTGGAAGTCTGGGACCATGACACATTTGGAAAG GATTTCATGGGAAAATGCATACTGACTTTAACAAGGGTTCTAATGGAAGGTGAATATAAAGACACCTTCGAATTATCCGAGTCTAAATCAGGGAAACTGAACTTGCATCTCAAATGGAACCCACAGCCATTATACAGAGACTCCTAG
- the LOC107831494 gene encoding bifunctional purple acid phosphatase 26, with amino-acid sequence MLLHLIFSLSVFILIDNGNAGLTSSFIRNEWPSVDIPLDNEVFAVPKGYNAPQQVHITQADYEGKAVLISWITPDKPGPSQVRYGLSEGKSEFTAEGSVTNYTFYNYTSGYIHQCFLDGLQYDRKYYYEIGDGDSARKFWFETPPKVDPDASYKFGIIGDLGQTYNSLSTLQHYMNSGAKSVLFVGDLSYADRYKYGDVGIRWDTWGRFVEQSAAYQPWIWSAGNHEIEYMPYMGEVTPFKSYLYRYPTPYQASKSISPLWYAIRRASAHIIVLSTYSPFVKYTPQWKWLREELKNVDREKTPWLIVLMHVPIYNSNVAHFMEGESMRSVFEGWFVEHKVDVIFAGHVHAYERSYRVSNIHYNVSSGDPYPIPDKAAPVYITVGDGGNQEGLASKFRDPQPDYSAFREASYGHSTLEIKNKTHALYHWNRNDDGKKVKIDSFVLHNQYWGSNHHRRKLNKNHLHSVILNRASTAQL; translated from the exons ATGTTGCTTCATCTCATCTTTTCGTTGTCCGTCTTTATACTGATAGACAACGGGAATGCTGGTTTAACGAGTTCATTTATTCGTAATGAGTGGCCATCTGTCGATATTCCTCTTGACAATGAAGTCTTTGCTGTTCCTAAGGGTTATAATGCTCCACAACAA GTGCATATCACACAGGCTGATTATGAAGGGAAGGCTGTTCTAATTTCATGGATTACACCTGATAAACCGGGGCCTAGTCAAGTACGTTACGGATTATCTGAAGGAAAATCTGAGTTTACAGCTGAGGGTTCAGTAACAAATTACACATTTTACAACTACACGTCTGGCTATATACATCAGTGCTTTCTTGATGGCCTTCAG TATGACAGAAAGTATTACTATGAAATTGGAGATGGTGACTCTGCTCGAAAGTTCTGGTTTGAAACTCCTCCAAAGGTTGATCCAGATGCTTCATACAAATTTGGAATCATAG GTGATCTAGGACAAACATATAATTCTCTTTCAACTCTTCAGCATTACATGAATAGTGGAGCGAAGAGCGTCTTATTTGTAGGAGATCTCTCTTACGCGGACAGATATAAGTATGGTGATGTTGGTATCCGTTGGGATACATGGGGCCGCTTTGTTGAACAAAGTGCAGCATATCAACCTTGGATTTGGTCAGCCGGGAATCATGAGATAGAATATATGCCGTATATG GGGGAAGTAACTCCATTCAAGTCATATCTGTACAGATATCCTACACCTTATCAAGCTTCAAAAAGCATTAGCCCACTTTGGTATGCTATTAGGAGGGCATCTGCTCACATAATTGTGCTATCAACCTATTCTCCTTTCG TAAAATATACACCACAATGGAAGTGGCTGAGAGAGGAATTGAAAAATGTGGACAGAGAGAAAACTCCTTGGCTTATAGTTCTTATGCATGTTCCTATCTACAACAGTAATGTAGCCCATTTTATGGAGGGGGAAAGTATGAGATCCGTTTTCGAAGGATGGTTCGTTGAACACAAAGTTGATGTAATCTTTGCCGGCCATGTCCACGCCTATGAACGATCA TATCGCGTATCAAATATACACTATAACGTCTCGAGTGGTGATCCTTATCCCATACCAGATAAAGCAGCTCCTGTTTACATAACAGTTGGTGATGGAGGAAATCAAGAAGGACTTGCTTCAAA ATTTAGAGATCCTCAACCAGATTATTCTGCATTCCGCGAAGCAAGTTATGGCCATTCTACGCTAGAGATTAAGAACAAAACACATGCATTATACCATTGGAACAGAAATGACGATGGAAAGAAAGTTAAAATCGACTCTTTCGTGTTACACAACCAGTACTG GGGAAGCAATCATCACAGGAGAAAGTTGAACAAGAATCATCTCCATTCAGTCATTTTAAACAGGGCTTCAACTGCACAACTGTGA